tattcatatttacaTTCATATTTAGGGAAGGCTATTAATCAAAGTCACTGCTGTGGATACCGATCCAAACACCACTCAGACTCATTCCTACTCCTCCATGCTGCCCTTTGACAGAAGGATTTACGAAGATACTCACAAAGATACTCACTTTTTCACACATCTCATCTGCTGATCCCGAGACAAACAGCACCGGACACctgataaataataaatcttcaTCCCGGAGCTTAGACTGCAGTTTTGGTCGATGCAGTGGGTAAGATAAACACACTAGACCTTGAATGaagtcatcatcatcatcatcctgGCTGAGCTGACGTAtcacagaggcagcagctcgTGAGCCCATGGAACGGCCTTTCTCCcatgttaaaataaaggaaaaaagtataaCCACAATCACCTCACCTGCATTCTTAGTGTAAACAACTCCTAAATATGTTCATATGGATTGTTTTTAAGTGTACAAGTAGTACAAAATGCTAGGTATACTTTTACTTATCCACTCCatgaaaattattaattataattttaacatttttctgctaaaataattttatagttACAGTATGCTTCCACATACCcagttgaaaaagaaaaaagagaaactgacaGGGATCCTTTGCAGTACTGGAAGGACCAAGAGCTCATCCTACTGGGGGGGttgagggagggggagagaggacAGGTCCTGCACTGCAGATCCCTGCAATTCCAAACAGACCCTCAGAATTTGAAACAATGCAATTAATTAACTTATATCTGTTCTTTCATGCAGCCTTAATCTGCTCACAGTAAAAAACATTCTAAGCTCCTTATTCCCAAACAAATCCAGCAACTGTTTATGTACACATAAAATTTCAGCTTAAAagtagaaggggaaaaaaagagtgaaCATGCAGCATGAGGTTGGTTAGTAACAGTGAGGAGATATCGAAACGCCTCCTCAAAGCAGCATGAGCTGACAATGCTCTATAATTGAGTGTTAGAAGTAGTTGATTCCAGTGGGATTAACATGCCTCAGGGCAGATCTGGTTTCGCTTAGTCGGACAACATTTTAAGCTTCCAGTATCAAGTTGTTCCTAGACACCCCCATCTATTTCCCTTTTCACGTAACGTAACTGATTTTCTATTGGCCACTAGGCTTATGTGCCAAAACCCGCCTAGGCAAAATGGCTGTTTATCAGAAACCAGAATTCAAGACTTCTAGTTAAAGAGTGCAATAGGACTATCAGAGAACTTGTGCCCTGTCACAAGCCAAGCAGGTTTTCTCCCAAAGTCAGACCCAAAACATGGTCTATTGCTCTTTCCTTCATCCTTCTAAAAGATCTACAGCACCAAGAGGACAACAAATAGATCCAGATGCTtccaaaataattctgtgaaCACGTCAGGCTAGGTAGTTTGACTTGCGATCCAAGAAGGAGAGCTGAGTTATACACCCACCTGGCTCATCCCCCAGATACACAGCTTGTAGGATTCCGCTCCAGGTTGGGACACCCAAATGCAGATCTGTAAATGAGCTTGGCACCCATGTTCTCATTGCAATCCGTGGGCTTCTAGTCAATTTATGAAGATCAGAGAGCATTCAACACTCTGGAGAAGACCTATAGCTGAATTGCTCTCACGAAGGCAGTAATGACCggtgggatttttttcagcttgatcCCATATGGGACAGTGCACTTTTAGTGCCTATTACCAACTGAAACCTGTCATCCACATCTTTCACTTCTTACCAAAGGAGGACAGACTACAAAAAATGGAGTAATTACAAATTGCTATTATCACAGCCAGAATGACAGGGAAAAGAGTAAGTAATAAAAACAGTACCTGCAAGGAAGACACCTGAAAGTTTATAATCATCAGAAAGCTTTAAGTATTcctgaagaaataagaaaagagagaaacattaCAAGTCAGAACTGCGACAGCTGAGAGGcggaggatttttttttgtagctgctAACCACACCATTGGAAGCTCTTTCAGAACTGCAGATTAAACAAAGACCACATACGTaagagttgctttttttttttcccccacacaAATCGTCTCATTATATTTTGCAGCAAAAACgtaataaagaaaatttcacATTAGTTCTCAGCACATCTAAAATTTCAGACACCACCAATGTTTAAGTGATTACTGTGTATCAACTTAGTTATAGTAACAGACCATGCATACACTCAGCCCATCAAAATACTGAATAAGTTAGTACAAACATCCTTCACTGAGATTTGAGGTCACGTATttccaacaaaaaaacaaaaagacacagTCAGTTATGTCTGACGGAACAGATAAAATTAAGCAACAACTTCTTCAGTTTTAGGAGGTAACTAATTAGATGCTATCTTAATAGAGGCCTTTAAATCACCTTTACACAGGAGAACATTAATGTAAGCTCACTGACAACACTGTgtttcttcaaaaaaagaatggaaaacagACCCACATTAAAGCTACCAAATCCTGACTTAAAAGTAACATGGatataataaaaacacagtatCGTGCGTATGAATTCCTTAAGACCTCAGCCTGATGAAAAGTGCTCAAGTTACCTTTTCCATTTCGATTCCTTCCTGCACGTTCCAGAACAAAAAGAGACTAAGCGGAAATTACTATAGCAAAACATTGTTCATTTTAACAAAATCTAGGTAtagaggaatattttaaatactgtagcAGCAGAAATAGATAAACACAAGCATATAACAAAGTGATTTTGAAATCAAAGCCCATTTATATTCTAGGGCTCTCCTATACTACACCCAATCTCTTTTGCCTCAGATCTTCCTGCATCCCAGACCCCTACATTCTCCCTAAGGTCTTATTCTCTCGGCCTCAGACCTTGACATTCAGCACAGTCCGCACCTCAGCTTCCTTCCTCTGAAAACCCCATGTAACCCTTATTCCCCTTTTCCTCACCAAGCCTTCCCAGAACACCGAGCTCTCATTTTCACCCCAACtgaattttttcatttttcccagctATAAATTTCCCAGTAGAACATCCATGCTCTCTTCAAATCCTTTCCTCAAACTTTTACTTCTCTCCCTGAATTCAGGGCCACACATTTACTGCAACCATTCTAGCTATTGCCTATACAAGAATTGTTCCTGCTCTTTTTGCGTATGGACACCACTCCATTTAGCTAATCATCACTTCTaattttctcattgtttcttGACTAATCTCTGCTGGTAATATAGGAAATCCAGAAGCAGacagaagataaatatatatgttaaatCCTACACATCCATGGATATAAGCTTTAGCAAAATTTGGTCTCTTCTTACCACAACTGCTTTGTAGGCTTTAGTCCTATAAGCAATGTTAAGGCCTTTACAAGTAAACCGCAGGCACAGAATTCCATAGGATGCAAGATAGGTTGCCAAAGAAACTAAGTGAGGGAAATTCATATCTCCTCCAGCTCCATGGGTAAGAATCACTCCGTATCTTAACTTCTTCTTTGGAACAGAAAAGACGGCATCAAGGTATTTGTTTCCAAAAGGTATTTTCACTTGAACCtagaagtgaaacagaaaaaaaatgtaagaagaaGATAAAACTTTCCAGGCTGCACATtatgatgaagaaaatgaaacagaggaaaaaaaaaaatcacgagTCCCATTCTATTCCCTGTTTAAGAGTACTAAGCGAGCAATTACCTCTGGCTCAAAGATCTTCCAAGCAATAATGAGCTAGTTACCTTACCACTCCTggttttctccattaaaaaaataaagtatccCTAACTTCAAATGATGCTTCAAGGCACAGAGTGAACTGCTTCTTCCATTCTCTATATGCCTATTTGAGAGCTAACTGCCATAATTGACTTGAATATTAAGTCTTTTACAATAAGAAATGCTAACTTTTCTACAAGaagatctaaaaataaatgagattaaCTGTTTAAGTGCAGGGTATACAGCGCTAAGAGAACTCTGCCCCAGCAGCAACTGTTTAATTCTGTAGATGTAGTATCCACGTACAAACATGATTACATAGGGAAAAGACTGAAAGAGTATTATGAAAAATAGTTCTGAATACAGTAGTTTTACATATTACAGGCAACTATAGGAAAATAACACAGGAATGacttttttcattaagaattcAATAATAACTGGTGATGAATACCACAGTATTTAATACATTCTTATAACTGAATTTCTAAGATGAACCTAGGCACTTACATCTTAACTAGCAGTCAAAtccacagaaatacaaaacacGAAGATACATCCCAGCAAGTATTTCCAAATTACAAGGCAGTAACCACTCACCAGAGTGGTGGCATGCCTATAGTCACAGGCTGATTTTTCCCCAGGAACAGGAGAGACAGCACAGATGCAAGACAAAATCAGCATCACATTGGCAGAAGGCCCCCAGTCACGACAGACACTTGGACAAGCTGAATGAGACACGAGGCCAGCTGATGTTGAGCTGATTAAAAGGGGACTGGAGTGCACATGTGCCACCATACATGCTAAAGCTcttgaaagcaaaggaaaacaacccAGGGCTGGGATGGAAGGTCTGTTTCACACCACCACATCTCAAGGAACATGCCAAGTCAAGCAGAATTAGGCTGGTCACCACCCATGCTTCAAATTTCACCTACAATGGCAGAGGTAGCAGCACACATCTCAGCTTATGAGGATCATAAGGAGGGAAATGCAGTTGCCATGAACTCTAAATTTCTAAATGTAAAATAGGCACATAAAGCAAAATAGGTTGTTGCTGTGCCTTCAGCCACAGCTGTTAAATCACATCGAGCACTCTGCAGCCTTcctaatgaaattattttgcctCCTTGGAGTACAAAGATACCACCGCCCCCATAGGGAACTCGGGCATGTGCAGACTAAGTGACTTTTCCAACAATACATGGTAAGGCTGTGGCTACGGAGCTGAGACCAGACCTTACAAGCGCTTTGCTGGCCTACTACAGCTAGGTTTTCTACTACTTTGTGGTTTCCTTCAAAGTCAGCAATAAGTAAAAACAAGTGAATGAAATTTTAGACTCCGGTACAAGtgtaaaagcattttccaaTGCCTGTATGAATGCAAAGATGCCACGTAGTAAACACAGTGCTGTCTGAAATACTTTGACTTTCTCTTCTGTGAATACTTGCAGAACTTAAAAGTACAAACCAAATCTTGCCAGGAATTGCTCTGAGTTTCTTCTCAAGCCAACACCCTGCAGTTAACGGATAGCATCTTGAAAAAACGATAACAAATACCCAAACTGCTGCATGCCCTCACAGCTCTTGCACTGCGGACAGCTCAACCGCTGGCAAagctttctccctccttttcctggCCACAAACCAGACCCACCGCCGCCGGCCGAGGGCCTCCCAGCGCCGGAGcggaggaagatgaggaggaaggaggccGGCCATACCTCTGCGTGCCCGCTCATTGCCCCTCAGGGGCGGTGGCCCcgagctgcaggcagaggggcGCCCAGGCGGGGTGGGAGGCCGAGTTCCGTCCCCTcagccgccggccccgggccGTTACCTCAGCCCAACGGCCGCACACCTCACCGCAACGGTGTCAGGCGGCAGCTGCGCATGCGCGCGCGAGGCAGTCCTCCGAGTGAtcccgcccccccaccccaggacCCTGGTTGAGTGACAGCCCCTCTGACCCATCGCCGTCCAGGCGCGCGGCTCTGCGCTGCTCGATTGGCCCGCATCTGGGCAAGGCCCCGCCCTGCAGCTCTGGTGCCAGCTCGCAGCCttcccctgtgctctgctttgtCGTGTgattaaacacaaaacaaaataaaacaaaccagtTACGTACAGTAAACACAGCTTTTGGGTGATGGACCATAAGCACGGACATTCTAACACAATGTTTGCAGTATTTATATGTTGGAAGTTTCACaggtcatagaatcacagaaccattagggttggaaaagccctccaagatcacctgctccaaccacccccctaccaccagtgtcacccacggaaccatgtccctaagcaccacgtccaacctttccttgaacacccccagggacggtaactccaccacctccctgggcaacccgtcccaacgcctgactgctctttctgagaagaaatgtctcctcatttcctacctgaacctcccctggcacaactcgaggccattccttctagtcctatcactggttacctgtgagaagagaccaacccCCAGCACCCAGATATGCTCCAAGATGTTTTCACACATTCTCTGTCAAGTTAGAGACCGTTGATCTGTCTGCTGCCATTACCGGTGTATAACATGCATGCTATCCATGTATAAAGTGCAGCTAAGTTAGGACACCCTATTGCTCGCTGATTCAAGGCACCATCCCAAACTGAACTGGGCTTTTTCCACATTCACGTTCTGGAAGACAAAACGTGCTCTGCCCTGTGTGCTGAGTATGTCACTGTCACACTGCTGGCTGGATTTCATCCAACACCAATCCAAACCTTCAGGCCCTATGAGAAGTTCAGCTGTCACCAAGCTGGAAAAGGCAGGGAGCCTTCGTCGCCTAAACTTCTACCCAAGAAGTGCctaaaacacaaagcaagaaCAAGATGTGGAAACataaaactgaaggaaagcCTCTGGCACAGCCTAAGAGAGTCTGCGGATGGAGACAGTGGCAGGCGAAGCACAGGCGGTGCTGAGGCCGCTCCTGCTTGGGCCACTGCTCAGGGCCTCCAGGGGACTGGGGGAAACACCCGGCCTCCAAGTAGCAACAAAGTTACTCATCTTGGTTGGGAATCAGGCTGTTCCCACTGATCCTTAGCACCAGGAAAAGTTCATAAATGAGATACTTAGCTAAAACTGGGATTGTGAAGCTTTGTTCTGAAGCAGCTATGGTTCAACTCTTAACCCACATCAAAGGAATGCAAGAAAAAGAGCTGAGGAAAAGTGTTTGCATTTtctattgtgtgtgtgtgtgtgtgtgtttttgttgttgttgttgtttttgttgttgttggttttttgtttgtttttgtttttgtttttcttcattgcttccCTTGCTGCACTTAGTGGATGCTTGTGTTCTctagtataattttttttttttggcattttgttttacttctttcttgatctgatttttgctttttttccctcactctTCAGTCTACCTACCAGACTTCTTGTTTTTGATTATTGACATACTGTTTCAAAAGCAGTCCATGTGGGACATATATCACATTAAATCTGTCCATGTTAAACCTTTTCCCCCTGGAGAActattttcttgtgcttttcaCATACAGTAAGCTGCTACCAGTTCActtcttattttctctattcATTTCCTTAGCTCCATCTTCCTTACAATACTTAAAACTCTTCTCTGTATAAACACAGAGGTAGGCTAGCTATCCAGTGCAGTCTCGAGCAATCAAAATGAGCTTGTGAATGTACTGAGAAAGGAGAGACATTGCTGTAGACTCTGGTCCATGAAAATACCATCAACCTAACTGGGTTATGGTTGGGTTAATAATATGGTCAACCTGATTGGGTTTTGCTGCACTTTTCCTGCAATAGCTTTCCTTCTGAGAGATAAGGTTCCTTTACTTTGACACACatattgcaaatatttgaaatactaGGAACTTTAATTAGAAGTATATTTATTAGATTAAAACTCATGGATATATTTTTACTCAGGGAtatactttttatatatttttacatggatatatttttaatgatggatacattcatttttatgaaattctGCATATGTAAGGAAATATGTGGATTAGAATTACCTTCAAATATAAGGAATTTaggatattatttatttatttatttttgtgacatAATGCAACTCTGTCATATCTAGCTACTCAAAGTCAGGTTTCAATGTTTTTAGGAGGCCATGTAAGTACACTGTGGTTGATTTTGAAGTGTGCTGAGTAGCCTCTCTGAAATCCAAAAGTATTCACTGCCATGGGTCTTTAAGATAagactatttttctttgcatgcttAAATATGAATTAAGAGTCTAACTGTAAGCTCccacatttgaaaatgtttattatacATGTTTTCTGAACTTCGGATATAGCgtttttaattaaacatctAAGAAAACCTGGTTTGCATGATTTCATAACTTTAACCTTACATCAGTCCTGGAAATAAAAGTTCATTCtcaaaataatacataatacataATAATCCTAATTTATTACCAATTCTGACAATTATGAAAGATATGTGATTTGACATGTCTCATGGAGAATGTATGTTGTGTGTTATAAAAGCCTGTACACTGCTGTAGGCACCTATGACAGATTTGATATGCCAAAGCCATCTGAATTTGAAGTCACTGTTTATCAAATAATGACATTATCCACAATCTAATTTTTACTGGTGCATCAGACAATCCCTGCTCTTTTCCTTGGATTGTAAATACAACTTTTCATTCCAGAGACTCAGATTTATATGCAATAGGAACAAGAGAGATGATCTCCCACTTTTTCTGAATAGACTTGTCTAGAAAAAGTGtataatttgtttgtttgcttgtatgTATGTTTTCAGTGCAAAATAACCAAAGCTTGGAGGGCAtggtgtgtgtgcatgtccCCAGAAACAGACCATTTGTGTCTTTTCTCAAGCTCCAGGTTTTTATGACTTGGTTTGGATcatcaaaatgaattttttggtttggtttggtttaggCTGAAggcataaatgtatttttaaaatcttctgttCTCATTCTAAATTACTGGGTAAGAAGAACCATTATAATGTGcacccaaacaaaacaaaacaaaacaaacaaacaataagaTTTTAGTGTGGCCTGTGTAAGCCTCATTTCTTTACAGGAGCCAGAGAACTTGGCCTCTTGCACTGAGTGACTTTCCCTGGGAAGGTGAAAGACCAAGACAGATGCTCAGATGCTGTAGACACTGATGTCAGCCAGCAAGGTCAGCCAGCCAGCTTTGTGGTTAGAGCTGCATTTGGGAGCTGATACGAATCAGAAGGTGAATTACTTCCAGCTGAACTCCAACCTTTTCCACCACTGTAATTCCATCTCATAATCTGTTGTGTTTCCTGGATGGTTTGTTCATTTGACAGTGATAACAATGTCACTGTTTTATTGTTCTAGTTTTTGCTGTGATCTCATTTTATGAAACCATGACATGCAAAGGGAAACAGTTTCTTTTCTAACATTACATTGGTCACAAACTCTGAGAGCACAGATAAAGCCAGgtaacaaatgtgaaaaaaaaaaaaaaaaaaaaaaaaaaactttctctcCCTTTCAAACTGCACAAGACTCTTTGGAAGGATTTTTGGCTTTGCAGTCACAGTGCTAAATGGAAGTTCCATGCTTTAATTAAGGAAGGTGTCATCATAATGTGTGCCTCTGGATGGTGACTTTTGGATGCTATGCATTTCTCCTGGTCTTTGTCAGGGATTTTGTATTCCCTCATTGTTTTTGATAAATGCAACCACTTCATTTCCAAGGAGCAGCTGCTACAATTCATTTATATGCTGTGCCGGGGACTGTTGGCAGGAGGGAGTTGTGGCTATTCTCTCCCCTTGGCTGTCAGTGAAGTGACCTGGCTGGGAGCCAGTGGAACAAAGCTTTCTGCTCCCACTGCTGCACCAGAAGAATTAATACTTTTGGCATGCTTGGATAATCTGTGAATGCTAAACTCAGTTCCATATATGTTTTTGCTCTGAAGTTTCACTCCATGTCTATCTATTGCTTCTTCATCAGACAGATAAGCATGTTTAGGGATGGTAACCAGTGCTACTGTCACTGCCAGGATTACCTTTATTTGAACTAAGAACATTGTGTTAAGATATGAGACCCTTTAACATTTAATTCTCAGTCCAAAAAAAATGATACCGTCTGCAGACATGTCATCAGTCAGCCAAGGGCATTACTTATCTGGAGATTATTGCTATTTATAATTACAAACACCATGTTACAGCCCCTAAACATGAGAACTCAGTACATTTTGCTTCTCATTGCAAGTTCCTAGgccattttcatttccattaataAATTGATTTTCGGCATCTAGATAAATCTAAGATGCAGAAAACAACATTGTACCCCTCTACCTTTAACTCACACAAAATACCACAGATGAGAAAATGAAGTccttttttattcataaattgtCAGAGCACAGGCTACTGCTGTGTAATCCTGAGCACTCTACAGATGTCCATCTTATCTTCCTTATCATTTCTCCCggtcatttatttcatttatgaaaatcttTGCCTTCTAACCCTGTTCTCCAAAGTACTCTAGCAGTCCCTCTCAGTACCTAAGTGTCATGTCACCTGTGCTTTTAAGAAGTATGTTATCTACTCCATAATCCAGGATATTTCTAAATGTAGTGAGTTCTAGGTAAGAGACCACAAAACcctgtttgttttattcctctgtTCTGATAAAACATCACTCATATcactgaaaagtattttctagcTTCACATGTGTGCTGTTGGGAGTTTAATCTATATTATCATTCTCTAGTCTGATTGAAAGAAACAGCATCCAGTTTTCCTAAAGTCAATATATGCTGCTTTTCACAAAATTTGCTACAGGggtagaaggaaaaacagtttggTTTAATACAACTTAGAAAATACCTTCTGGatattaagcattttaaagtaGATTTAAGAGTAAACAAAGAGCATGTATTTGCTTTAGTAGTATCTAGGGACTGAAGTTAAAgcaaaatatctaaatattgtcttctccttattttccttg
The nucleotide sequence above comes from Oxyura jamaicensis isolate SHBP4307 breed ruddy duck chromosome 1, BPBGC_Ojam_1.0, whole genome shotgun sequence. Encoded proteins:
- the TEX30 gene encoding testis-expressed protein 30 isoform X1, whose amino-acid sequence is MSGHAEVQVKIPFGNKYLDAVFSVPKKKLRYGVILTHGAGGDMNFPHLVSLATYLASYGILCLRFTCKGLNIAYRTKAYKAVVEYLKLSDDYKLSGVFLAGRSMGSRAAASVIRQLSQDDDDDDFIQGLVCLSYPLHRPKLQSKLRDEDLLFIRCPVLFVSGSADEMCEKQLLEGVASKMKAPKKIHWIDKANHGMAVKGRAEDDVMEEINAQVFSWLRENIELEHK
- the TEX30 gene encoding testis-expressed protein 30 isoform X2, with the translated sequence MNFPHLVSLATYLASYGILCLRFTCKGLNIAYRTKAYKAVVEYLKLSDDYKLSGVFLAGRSMGSRAAASVIRQLSQDDDDDDFIQGLVCLSYPLHRPKLQSKLRDEDLLFIRCPVLFVSGSADEMCEKQLLEGVASKMKAPKKIHWIDKANHGMAVKGRAEDDVMEEINAQVFSWLRENIELEHK